Proteins encoded by one window of Channa argus isolate prfri chromosome 13, Channa argus male v1.0, whole genome shotgun sequence:
- the zhx3b gene encoding zinc fingers and homeoboxes protein 3 isoform X1, protein MGCVTCPQRSERRSSSSHANSTVSDVCVTCPSLPSVFVQHCKWTDGQVLPPSFHNACSIVNWKRITFSLTLHSKLFDQPSPPCGQTMASKRKSTTPCMIPSKIIHPSEDFEQDSSVLLHQSRISDSGRLLDPGESSKPEAGDAIKDGGGTYTCKPCNFETHDLNLFLDHVYTGHPDFRADPSFFCVSCGVSAPKFEGLALHNARIHPSTFNTSLQLRKRDKRVVVEQNLVAGTESWKDSEISITKTPIMRMLKGKTEPKRIVVSHPVSDEPHSESQSLSASRETERKETAAVTVTHVPTIVHNGANKVTLPSAIQIVNGSGALPVLKTPITQVVSVVQNRSLNQTAPITASSNVSSPSLTSSSKNLPKVMIPLSSIPTYSASMDSSSFLKTSFSKFPYPTKAELCYLTVVTKFPEEQIKIWFTAQRLKQGISWSPEEIDEARRKMFNTIIQTTPSSSQNQAQSNQSPAQHTITVLPASLGATGIPHILQGSLVSQGGVIVTQPVMTNGIQVSSAPVALAVTPKPQAEARPMMQARPAAALVADKGVSMVVGTVGSSSTGSNSISSSNSSRSGGGAISSIISSSQASVINLSIGGSNPINSKVNSVNGKHSSTNGDCSDKSNSSVTSHVKTDISKANNTSNGQNDNRVTADSKNTLEMKSVNINSKVGSDGQKSKDTNVSSSKNITTSKSTDDVDPSTSDSPINKMEEASSPTPKSSSPSPAAPASNTSGTRTPVNAFLDPSFYKGKKSQEQLNALKDSFQVSQFPDQEEVDRLIALTGLTVREVRKWFSDRRYHFRNLKGTRTSTGAQNKSVTGAGTGSSSSTPGSGSTGATDPVDLSESGSNTGAKPTQHSSAPLSPTATQTPTSPMTPSRRLPRPPSPDFTAIRYKEREPHQVKALEASFTHDPDPSEEEVDKLRSETKMTRREIHGWFAERRKRVAAEKKKEEAERAMREEEDEMEAEGDERQREESGLSGELKVNPIKINLKMLKVTEANGKAEGEESDSPSLQLQASCTPASSPVTTPSSTSKPSQTSTPTAKPSHSLKPTAIRGKKTPEQLHLLKQVYARTQWPSAAQYDELISATGLPRPEVVRWFGDSRYVQKNGQLKWLEAYQSMALEEDLQKGNTQILQDHLDVHGRLEESQLQELAQSSGLTADLVQHWFFSKASLARTEQSAGAGPRPVAPSIAAESRTTGPSLLEPQPGGGMEVKMEQSVCGDLREAEEVKTDKTVNPTKGTD, encoded by the exons ATGGGATGTGTGACATGTCCTCAGCGCTCTGAGCGGCGGAGCTCGAGCTCTCACGCCAACTCCACCGTCAGTGACGTCTGCGTCACGTGTCCGTCTCTTCCCTCG GTTTTTGTTCAACATTGCAAGTGGACCGATGGACAAGTCCTGCCACCATCCTTTCATAATGCCTGTTCTATAGTCAACTGGAAGCGAATTacattctctctcacactccaCTCAAAGCTATTTGACCAGCCCTCCCCACCCTGTGGTCAAACCATGGCCAGCAAAAGGAAGTCCACTACGCCTTGCATGATACCTAGCAAGATAATACATCCTTCAGAGGACTTTGAACAGGACTCTTCTGTCCTTCTTCATCAGTCCAGGATTTCTGACAGTGGCAGACTCTTAGACCCTGGAGAGTCTTCCAAACCAGAGGCAGGGGACGCTATCAAAGATGGTGGTGGCACGTACACCTGTAAGCCTTGTAACTTTGAAACCCATGACCTTAACTTGTTCTTGGATCACGTGTACACCGGGCACCCAGATTTTCGTGCAGATCCcagctttttttgtgtgagCTGTGGGGTTTCAGCACCTAAGTTTGAGGGGCTAGCCCTGCACAATGCCAGGATTCACCCCAGCACATTTAACACCAGTTTGCAGCTGAGGAAGAGGGACAAGAGGGTTGTGGTGGAGCAGAATCTGGTGGCTGGGACAGAGTCATGGAAGGATAGCGAAATTTCCATCACCAAAACCCCAATTATGAGGATGCTGAAAGGCAAAACAGAGCCTAAACGGATAGTTGTGTCTCACCCAGTCTCTGACGAGCCTCATTCAGAATCTCAGTCCCTCTCTGCCTcaagagagactgagagaaaagAGACTGCTGCAGTGACAGTCACCCATGTTCCTACAATAGTCCACAATGGAGCCAACAAGGTCACGCTGCCTTCAGCCATCCAGATAGTCAATGGCTCTGGAGCATTACCAGTGCTCAAGACCCCCATCACGCAG GTGGTGTCAGTGGTTCAGAATAGAAGCCTTAATCAGACTGCACCGATCACAGCCTCCTCAAATGTTTCTTCCCCTTCCTTAACTTCCTCCTCCAAAAATCTCCCAAAg GTGATGATTCCTTTGAGCAGCATTCCTACATACAGTGCCTCCATGGACTCTTCTTCCTTCTTAAAGACCTCCTTCAGTAAGTTTCCATACCCCACAAAAGCTGAGCTCTGCTACCTGACTGTGGTCACGAAGTTCCCCGAAGAGCAGATCAAGATCTGGTTCACAGCTCAGAGACTTAAGCAAGGCATTAGCTGGTCTCCTGAGGAGATTGATGAGGCCAGGAGGAAGATGTTCAACACAATAATCCAGACCACACCCTCAAGCTCGCAGAACCAGGCCCAGAGTAACCAGAGCCCAGCCCAACACACTATCACAGTCCTGCCTGCGTCACTGGGGGCCACAGGGATCCCTCATATTCTGCAGGGATCTCTTGTCAGCCAAGGAGGCGTAATTGTCACACAACCTGTAATGACCAATGGTATCCAGGTTAGCAGTGCCCCTGTGGCCCTGGCTGTCACACCAAAGCCCCAAGCAGAAGCCCGCCCCATGATGCAGGCCCGACCTGCTGCAGCCCTGGTGGCAGACAAAGGCGTCAGCATGGTGGTGGGGACAGTTGGCAGCAGCAGTACAGGGAGCAATAGCATTAGCAGCAGTAATAGCAGTAGGAGTGGGGGTGGAGCCATCAGCAGCATTATTAGTAGCAGTCAGGCTAGTGTCATCAACCTTAGTATTGGAGGGAGTAATCCTATTAATAGTAAGGTGAACAGTGTCAATGGTAAACACAGCAGTACTAACGGAGACTGCAGCGACAAAAGTAATAGTAGTGTTACCAGCCATGTTAAAACTGATATCAGCAAAGCCAACAACACCAGCAATGGGCAGAATGACAATAGAGTAACTGCAGATAGTAAAAACACGTTAGAAATGAAATCTGTTAACATTAACAGCAAAGTGGGCAGTGATGGGCAGAAGAGCAAAGATACTAATGTTAGCAGCAGCAAAAATATCACAACCAGCAAAAGCACAGATGATGTTGACCCCTCCACCAGTGACTCTCCAATTAACAAAATGGAGGAGGCATCTTCCCCTACCCCCAAATCTTCTTCCCCCTCTCCCGCAGCTCCTGCAAGCAACACATCTGGCACCCGGACACCCGTTAATGCATTTCTTGATCCTAGCTTTTACAAGGGCAAGAAGTCTCAGGAGCAGCTAAACGCTCTGAAAGATAGTTTTCAGGTCAGCCAGTTCCCCGACCAGGAGGAGGTTGACCGCCTCATAGCTCTGACTGGGCTCACAGTACGAGAAGTCCGCAAATGGTTCAGTGACCGGCGCTACCACTTTCGCAACCTGAAAGGTACACGGACCAGCACTGGTGCACAAAATAAGTCAGTCACAGGAGCTGGAACGGGCAGCAGTTCAAGTACACCAGGGAGTGGTTCCACTGGTGCTACCGACCCTGTCGACCTGTCAGAAAGCGGCAGCAACACTGGTGCAAAACCAACCCAACACAGCTCTGCACCCCTGAGTCCAACTGCAACACAGACCCCCACCTCACCCATGACACCTTCCCGACGACTTCCTAGACCACCTTCACCTGATTTCACAGCTATCCGCTACAAGGAGAGAGAACCCCACCAG GTAAAGGCACTAGAGGCCAGCTTTACCCATGATCCTGACCCATCAGAAGAAGAGGTGGACAAACTCCGGTCAGAGACTAAGATGACCAGAAGGGAGATCCACGGCTGGTTTgctgagaggaggaagagagtggCAGCtgagaaaaagaaggaggaggcaGAGCGAGCaatgagagaagaagaggatgagATGGAAGCTGAAGGGGACGAgcgacagagagaggagagtggACTTTCAGGAGAACTGAAAGTGAACCCTATTAAAATAAACCTGAAGATGCTGAAGGTGACGGAGGCCAATGGCAAAGCGGAAGGTGAAGAGTCGGATAGCCCTAGTTTACAGCTTCAGGCCAGTTGCACGCCTGCATCCTCCCCAGTTACCACTCCATCCTCCACCTCAAAACCATCCCAAACCTCCACCCCAACAGCCAAACCATCCCACTCTCTTAAACCCACAGCCATTCGAGGTAAAAAGACCCCAGAACAGCTTCACCTGCTCAAACAAGTCTATGCCCGGACCCAGTGGCCCAGCGCTGCACAGTACGATGAACTCATCTCGGCCACTGGACTCCCCAGGCCTGAAGTAGTGCGCTGGTTTGGGGACAGCCGGTATGTGCAGAAGAATGGCCAACTTAAGTGGCTGGAGGCCTACCAGAGCATGGCTCTGGAAGAGGACCTCCAGAAGGGAAACACTCAGATCCTCCAGGATCACCTTGATGTCCATGGCAGGCTGGAGGAGTCACAG TTACAGGAACTGGCCCAGTCTAGTGGGTTAACAGCAGACTTGGTGCAACATTGGTTCTTCAGCAAGGCGTCTTTGGCCCGGACAGAACAAAGTGCTGGTGCAGGGCCAAGACCAGTTGCACCATCCATTGCAGCCGAGTCACGAACAACAGGACCTTCTCTGCTGGAGCCACAGCCAGGAGGAGGAATGGAGGTGAAAATGGAGCAGTCGGTGTGTGGTGACCTAAGGGAAGCAGAGGAAGTAAAAACTGACAAGACTGTGAATCCTACTAAAG GAACTGACTGA
- the zhx3b gene encoding zinc fingers and homeoboxes protein 3 isoform X2, with protein METRNLKVFVQHCKWTDGQVLPPSFHNACSIVNWKRITFSLTLHSKLFDQPSPPCGQTMASKRKSTTPCMIPSKIIHPSEDFEQDSSVLLHQSRISDSGRLLDPGESSKPEAGDAIKDGGGTYTCKPCNFETHDLNLFLDHVYTGHPDFRADPSFFCVSCGVSAPKFEGLALHNARIHPSTFNTSLQLRKRDKRVVVEQNLVAGTESWKDSEISITKTPIMRMLKGKTEPKRIVVSHPVSDEPHSESQSLSASRETERKETAAVTVTHVPTIVHNGANKVTLPSAIQIVNGSGALPVLKTPITQVVSVVQNRSLNQTAPITASSNVSSPSLTSSSKNLPKVMIPLSSIPTYSASMDSSSFLKTSFSKFPYPTKAELCYLTVVTKFPEEQIKIWFTAQRLKQGISWSPEEIDEARRKMFNTIIQTTPSSSQNQAQSNQSPAQHTITVLPASLGATGIPHILQGSLVSQGGVIVTQPVMTNGIQVSSAPVALAVTPKPQAEARPMMQARPAAALVADKGVSMVVGTVGSSSTGSNSISSSNSSRSGGGAISSIISSSQASVINLSIGGSNPINSKVNSVNGKHSSTNGDCSDKSNSSVTSHVKTDISKANNTSNGQNDNRVTADSKNTLEMKSVNINSKVGSDGQKSKDTNVSSSKNITTSKSTDDVDPSTSDSPINKMEEASSPTPKSSSPSPAAPASNTSGTRTPVNAFLDPSFYKGKKSQEQLNALKDSFQVSQFPDQEEVDRLIALTGLTVREVRKWFSDRRYHFRNLKGTRTSTGAQNKSVTGAGTGSSSSTPGSGSTGATDPVDLSESGSNTGAKPTQHSSAPLSPTATQTPTSPMTPSRRLPRPPSPDFTAIRYKEREPHQVKALEASFTHDPDPSEEEVDKLRSETKMTRREIHGWFAERRKRVAAEKKKEEAERAMREEEDEMEAEGDERQREESGLSGELKVNPIKINLKMLKVTEANGKAEGEESDSPSLQLQASCTPASSPVTTPSSTSKPSQTSTPTAKPSHSLKPTAIRGKKTPEQLHLLKQVYARTQWPSAAQYDELISATGLPRPEVVRWFGDSRYVQKNGQLKWLEAYQSMALEEDLQKGNTQILQDHLDVHGRLEESQLQELAQSSGLTADLVQHWFFSKASLARTEQSAGAGPRPVAPSIAAESRTTGPSLLEPQPGGGMEVKMEQSVCGDLREAEEVKTDKTVNPTKGTD; from the exons ATGGAGACGAGGAATTTAAAG GTTTTTGTTCAACATTGCAAGTGGACCGATGGACAAGTCCTGCCACCATCCTTTCATAATGCCTGTTCTATAGTCAACTGGAAGCGAATTacattctctctcacactccaCTCAAAGCTATTTGACCAGCCCTCCCCACCCTGTGGTCAAACCATGGCCAGCAAAAGGAAGTCCACTACGCCTTGCATGATACCTAGCAAGATAATACATCCTTCAGAGGACTTTGAACAGGACTCTTCTGTCCTTCTTCATCAGTCCAGGATTTCTGACAGTGGCAGACTCTTAGACCCTGGAGAGTCTTCCAAACCAGAGGCAGGGGACGCTATCAAAGATGGTGGTGGCACGTACACCTGTAAGCCTTGTAACTTTGAAACCCATGACCTTAACTTGTTCTTGGATCACGTGTACACCGGGCACCCAGATTTTCGTGCAGATCCcagctttttttgtgtgagCTGTGGGGTTTCAGCACCTAAGTTTGAGGGGCTAGCCCTGCACAATGCCAGGATTCACCCCAGCACATTTAACACCAGTTTGCAGCTGAGGAAGAGGGACAAGAGGGTTGTGGTGGAGCAGAATCTGGTGGCTGGGACAGAGTCATGGAAGGATAGCGAAATTTCCATCACCAAAACCCCAATTATGAGGATGCTGAAAGGCAAAACAGAGCCTAAACGGATAGTTGTGTCTCACCCAGTCTCTGACGAGCCTCATTCAGAATCTCAGTCCCTCTCTGCCTcaagagagactgagagaaaagAGACTGCTGCAGTGACAGTCACCCATGTTCCTACAATAGTCCACAATGGAGCCAACAAGGTCACGCTGCCTTCAGCCATCCAGATAGTCAATGGCTCTGGAGCATTACCAGTGCTCAAGACCCCCATCACGCAG GTGGTGTCAGTGGTTCAGAATAGAAGCCTTAATCAGACTGCACCGATCACAGCCTCCTCAAATGTTTCTTCCCCTTCCTTAACTTCCTCCTCCAAAAATCTCCCAAAg GTGATGATTCCTTTGAGCAGCATTCCTACATACAGTGCCTCCATGGACTCTTCTTCCTTCTTAAAGACCTCCTTCAGTAAGTTTCCATACCCCACAAAAGCTGAGCTCTGCTACCTGACTGTGGTCACGAAGTTCCCCGAAGAGCAGATCAAGATCTGGTTCACAGCTCAGAGACTTAAGCAAGGCATTAGCTGGTCTCCTGAGGAGATTGATGAGGCCAGGAGGAAGATGTTCAACACAATAATCCAGACCACACCCTCAAGCTCGCAGAACCAGGCCCAGAGTAACCAGAGCCCAGCCCAACACACTATCACAGTCCTGCCTGCGTCACTGGGGGCCACAGGGATCCCTCATATTCTGCAGGGATCTCTTGTCAGCCAAGGAGGCGTAATTGTCACACAACCTGTAATGACCAATGGTATCCAGGTTAGCAGTGCCCCTGTGGCCCTGGCTGTCACACCAAAGCCCCAAGCAGAAGCCCGCCCCATGATGCAGGCCCGACCTGCTGCAGCCCTGGTGGCAGACAAAGGCGTCAGCATGGTGGTGGGGACAGTTGGCAGCAGCAGTACAGGGAGCAATAGCATTAGCAGCAGTAATAGCAGTAGGAGTGGGGGTGGAGCCATCAGCAGCATTATTAGTAGCAGTCAGGCTAGTGTCATCAACCTTAGTATTGGAGGGAGTAATCCTATTAATAGTAAGGTGAACAGTGTCAATGGTAAACACAGCAGTACTAACGGAGACTGCAGCGACAAAAGTAATAGTAGTGTTACCAGCCATGTTAAAACTGATATCAGCAAAGCCAACAACACCAGCAATGGGCAGAATGACAATAGAGTAACTGCAGATAGTAAAAACACGTTAGAAATGAAATCTGTTAACATTAACAGCAAAGTGGGCAGTGATGGGCAGAAGAGCAAAGATACTAATGTTAGCAGCAGCAAAAATATCACAACCAGCAAAAGCACAGATGATGTTGACCCCTCCACCAGTGACTCTCCAATTAACAAAATGGAGGAGGCATCTTCCCCTACCCCCAAATCTTCTTCCCCCTCTCCCGCAGCTCCTGCAAGCAACACATCTGGCACCCGGACACCCGTTAATGCATTTCTTGATCCTAGCTTTTACAAGGGCAAGAAGTCTCAGGAGCAGCTAAACGCTCTGAAAGATAGTTTTCAGGTCAGCCAGTTCCCCGACCAGGAGGAGGTTGACCGCCTCATAGCTCTGACTGGGCTCACAGTACGAGAAGTCCGCAAATGGTTCAGTGACCGGCGCTACCACTTTCGCAACCTGAAAGGTACACGGACCAGCACTGGTGCACAAAATAAGTCAGTCACAGGAGCTGGAACGGGCAGCAGTTCAAGTACACCAGGGAGTGGTTCCACTGGTGCTACCGACCCTGTCGACCTGTCAGAAAGCGGCAGCAACACTGGTGCAAAACCAACCCAACACAGCTCTGCACCCCTGAGTCCAACTGCAACACAGACCCCCACCTCACCCATGACACCTTCCCGACGACTTCCTAGACCACCTTCACCTGATTTCACAGCTATCCGCTACAAGGAGAGAGAACCCCACCAG GTAAAGGCACTAGAGGCCAGCTTTACCCATGATCCTGACCCATCAGAAGAAGAGGTGGACAAACTCCGGTCAGAGACTAAGATGACCAGAAGGGAGATCCACGGCTGGTTTgctgagaggaggaagagagtggCAGCtgagaaaaagaaggaggaggcaGAGCGAGCaatgagagaagaagaggatgagATGGAAGCTGAAGGGGACGAgcgacagagagaggagagtggACTTTCAGGAGAACTGAAAGTGAACCCTATTAAAATAAACCTGAAGATGCTGAAGGTGACGGAGGCCAATGGCAAAGCGGAAGGTGAAGAGTCGGATAGCCCTAGTTTACAGCTTCAGGCCAGTTGCACGCCTGCATCCTCCCCAGTTACCACTCCATCCTCCACCTCAAAACCATCCCAAACCTCCACCCCAACAGCCAAACCATCCCACTCTCTTAAACCCACAGCCATTCGAGGTAAAAAGACCCCAGAACAGCTTCACCTGCTCAAACAAGTCTATGCCCGGACCCAGTGGCCCAGCGCTGCACAGTACGATGAACTCATCTCGGCCACTGGACTCCCCAGGCCTGAAGTAGTGCGCTGGTTTGGGGACAGCCGGTATGTGCAGAAGAATGGCCAACTTAAGTGGCTGGAGGCCTACCAGAGCATGGCTCTGGAAGAGGACCTCCAGAAGGGAAACACTCAGATCCTCCAGGATCACCTTGATGTCCATGGCAGGCTGGAGGAGTCACAG TTACAGGAACTGGCCCAGTCTAGTGGGTTAACAGCAGACTTGGTGCAACATTGGTTCTTCAGCAAGGCGTCTTTGGCCCGGACAGAACAAAGTGCTGGTGCAGGGCCAAGACCAGTTGCACCATCCATTGCAGCCGAGTCACGAACAACAGGACCTTCTCTGCTGGAGCCACAGCCAGGAGGAGGAATGGAGGTGAAAATGGAGCAGTCGGTGTGTGGTGACCTAAGGGAAGCAGAGGAAGTAAAAACTGACAAGACTGTGAATCCTACTAAAG GAACTGACTGA
- the zhx3b gene encoding zinc fingers and homeoboxes protein 3 isoform X3 produces MASKRKSTTPCMIPSKIIHPSEDFEQDSSVLLHQSRISDSGRLLDPGESSKPEAGDAIKDGGGTYTCKPCNFETHDLNLFLDHVYTGHPDFRADPSFFCVSCGVSAPKFEGLALHNARIHPSTFNTSLQLRKRDKRVVVEQNLVAGTESWKDSEISITKTPIMRMLKGKTEPKRIVVSHPVSDEPHSESQSLSASRETERKETAAVTVTHVPTIVHNGANKVTLPSAIQIVNGSGALPVLKTPITQVVSVVQNRSLNQTAPITASSNVSSPSLTSSSKNLPKVMIPLSSIPTYSASMDSSSFLKTSFSKFPYPTKAELCYLTVVTKFPEEQIKIWFTAQRLKQGISWSPEEIDEARRKMFNTIIQTTPSSSQNQAQSNQSPAQHTITVLPASLGATGIPHILQGSLVSQGGVIVTQPVMTNGIQVSSAPVALAVTPKPQAEARPMMQARPAAALVADKGVSMVVGTVGSSSTGSNSISSSNSSRSGGGAISSIISSSQASVINLSIGGSNPINSKVNSVNGKHSSTNGDCSDKSNSSVTSHVKTDISKANNTSNGQNDNRVTADSKNTLEMKSVNINSKVGSDGQKSKDTNVSSSKNITTSKSTDDVDPSTSDSPINKMEEASSPTPKSSSPSPAAPASNTSGTRTPVNAFLDPSFYKGKKSQEQLNALKDSFQVSQFPDQEEVDRLIALTGLTVREVRKWFSDRRYHFRNLKGTRTSTGAQNKSVTGAGTGSSSSTPGSGSTGATDPVDLSESGSNTGAKPTQHSSAPLSPTATQTPTSPMTPSRRLPRPPSPDFTAIRYKEREPHQVKALEASFTHDPDPSEEEVDKLRSETKMTRREIHGWFAERRKRVAAEKKKEEAERAMREEEDEMEAEGDERQREESGLSGELKVNPIKINLKMLKVTEANGKAEGEESDSPSLQLQASCTPASSPVTTPSSTSKPSQTSTPTAKPSHSLKPTAIRGKKTPEQLHLLKQVYARTQWPSAAQYDELISATGLPRPEVVRWFGDSRYVQKNGQLKWLEAYQSMALEEDLQKGNTQILQDHLDVHGRLEESQLQELAQSSGLTADLVQHWFFSKASLARTEQSAGAGPRPVAPSIAAESRTTGPSLLEPQPGGGMEVKMEQSVCGDLREAEEVKTDKTVNPTKGTD; encoded by the exons ATGGCCAGCAAAAGGAAGTCCACTACGCCTTGCATGATACCTAGCAAGATAATACATCCTTCAGAGGACTTTGAACAGGACTCTTCTGTCCTTCTTCATCAGTCCAGGATTTCTGACAGTGGCAGACTCTTAGACCCTGGAGAGTCTTCCAAACCAGAGGCAGGGGACGCTATCAAAGATGGTGGTGGCACGTACACCTGTAAGCCTTGTAACTTTGAAACCCATGACCTTAACTTGTTCTTGGATCACGTGTACACCGGGCACCCAGATTTTCGTGCAGATCCcagctttttttgtgtgagCTGTGGGGTTTCAGCACCTAAGTTTGAGGGGCTAGCCCTGCACAATGCCAGGATTCACCCCAGCACATTTAACACCAGTTTGCAGCTGAGGAAGAGGGACAAGAGGGTTGTGGTGGAGCAGAATCTGGTGGCTGGGACAGAGTCATGGAAGGATAGCGAAATTTCCATCACCAAAACCCCAATTATGAGGATGCTGAAAGGCAAAACAGAGCCTAAACGGATAGTTGTGTCTCACCCAGTCTCTGACGAGCCTCATTCAGAATCTCAGTCCCTCTCTGCCTcaagagagactgagagaaaagAGACTGCTGCAGTGACAGTCACCCATGTTCCTACAATAGTCCACAATGGAGCCAACAAGGTCACGCTGCCTTCAGCCATCCAGATAGTCAATGGCTCTGGAGCATTACCAGTGCTCAAGACCCCCATCACGCAG GTGGTGTCAGTGGTTCAGAATAGAAGCCTTAATCAGACTGCACCGATCACAGCCTCCTCAAATGTTTCTTCCCCTTCCTTAACTTCCTCCTCCAAAAATCTCCCAAAg GTGATGATTCCTTTGAGCAGCATTCCTACATACAGTGCCTCCATGGACTCTTCTTCCTTCTTAAAGACCTCCTTCAGTAAGTTTCCATACCCCACAAAAGCTGAGCTCTGCTACCTGACTGTGGTCACGAAGTTCCCCGAAGAGCAGATCAAGATCTGGTTCACAGCTCAGAGACTTAAGCAAGGCATTAGCTGGTCTCCTGAGGAGATTGATGAGGCCAGGAGGAAGATGTTCAACACAATAATCCAGACCACACCCTCAAGCTCGCAGAACCAGGCCCAGAGTAACCAGAGCCCAGCCCAACACACTATCACAGTCCTGCCTGCGTCACTGGGGGCCACAGGGATCCCTCATATTCTGCAGGGATCTCTTGTCAGCCAAGGAGGCGTAATTGTCACACAACCTGTAATGACCAATGGTATCCAGGTTAGCAGTGCCCCTGTGGCCCTGGCTGTCACACCAAAGCCCCAAGCAGAAGCCCGCCCCATGATGCAGGCCCGACCTGCTGCAGCCCTGGTGGCAGACAAAGGCGTCAGCATGGTGGTGGGGACAGTTGGCAGCAGCAGTACAGGGAGCAATAGCATTAGCAGCAGTAATAGCAGTAGGAGTGGGGGTGGAGCCATCAGCAGCATTATTAGTAGCAGTCAGGCTAGTGTCATCAACCTTAGTATTGGAGGGAGTAATCCTATTAATAGTAAGGTGAACAGTGTCAATGGTAAACACAGCAGTACTAACGGAGACTGCAGCGACAAAAGTAATAGTAGTGTTACCAGCCATGTTAAAACTGATATCAGCAAAGCCAACAACACCAGCAATGGGCAGAATGACAATAGAGTAACTGCAGATAGTAAAAACACGTTAGAAATGAAATCTGTTAACATTAACAGCAAAGTGGGCAGTGATGGGCAGAAGAGCAAAGATACTAATGTTAGCAGCAGCAAAAATATCACAACCAGCAAAAGCACAGATGATGTTGACCCCTCCACCAGTGACTCTCCAATTAACAAAATGGAGGAGGCATCTTCCCCTACCCCCAAATCTTCTTCCCCCTCTCCCGCAGCTCCTGCAAGCAACACATCTGGCACCCGGACACCCGTTAATGCATTTCTTGATCCTAGCTTTTACAAGGGCAAGAAGTCTCAGGAGCAGCTAAACGCTCTGAAAGATAGTTTTCAGGTCAGCCAGTTCCCCGACCAGGAGGAGGTTGACCGCCTCATAGCTCTGACTGGGCTCACAGTACGAGAAGTCCGCAAATGGTTCAGTGACCGGCGCTACCACTTTCGCAACCTGAAAGGTACACGGACCAGCACTGGTGCACAAAATAAGTCAGTCACAGGAGCTGGAACGGGCAGCAGTTCAAGTACACCAGGGAGTGGTTCCACTGGTGCTACCGACCCTGTCGACCTGTCAGAAAGCGGCAGCAACACTGGTGCAAAACCAACCCAACACAGCTCTGCACCCCTGAGTCCAACTGCAACACAGACCCCCACCTCACCCATGACACCTTCCCGACGACTTCCTAGACCACCTTCACCTGATTTCACAGCTATCCGCTACAAGGAGAGAGAACCCCACCAG GTAAAGGCACTAGAGGCCAGCTTTACCCATGATCCTGACCCATCAGAAGAAGAGGTGGACAAACTCCGGTCAGAGACTAAGATGACCAGAAGGGAGATCCACGGCTGGTTTgctgagaggaggaagagagtggCAGCtgagaaaaagaaggaggaggcaGAGCGAGCaatgagagaagaagaggatgagATGGAAGCTGAAGGGGACGAgcgacagagagaggagagtggACTTTCAGGAGAACTGAAAGTGAACCCTATTAAAATAAACCTGAAGATGCTGAAGGTGACGGAGGCCAATGGCAAAGCGGAAGGTGAAGAGTCGGATAGCCCTAGTTTACAGCTTCAGGCCAGTTGCACGCCTGCATCCTCCCCAGTTACCACTCCATCCTCCACCTCAAAACCATCCCAAACCTCCACCCCAACAGCCAAACCATCCCACTCTCTTAAACCCACAGCCATTCGAGGTAAAAAGACCCCAGAACAGCTTCACCTGCTCAAACAAGTCTATGCCCGGACCCAGTGGCCCAGCGCTGCACAGTACGATGAACTCATCTCGGCCACTGGACTCCCCAGGCCTGAAGTAGTGCGCTGGTTTGGGGACAGCCGGTATGTGCAGAAGAATGGCCAACTTAAGTGGCTGGAGGCCTACCAGAGCATGGCTCTGGAAGAGGACCTCCAGAAGGGAAACACTCAGATCCTCCAGGATCACCTTGATGTCCATGGCAGGCTGGAGGAGTCACAG TTACAGGAACTGGCCCAGTCTAGTGGGTTAACAGCAGACTTGGTGCAACATTGGTTCTTCAGCAAGGCGTCTTTGGCCCGGACAGAACAAAGTGCTGGTGCAGGGCCAAGACCAGTTGCACCATCCATTGCAGCCGAGTCACGAACAACAGGACCTTCTCTGCTGGAGCCACAGCCAGGAGGAGGAATGGAGGTGAAAATGGAGCAGTCGGTGTGTGGTGACCTAAGGGAAGCAGAGGAAGTAAAAACTGACAAGACTGTGAATCCTACTAAAG GAACTGACTGA